A DNA window from Impatiens glandulifera chromosome 7, dImpGla2.1, whole genome shotgun sequence contains the following coding sequences:
- the LOC124909650 gene encoding homeobox-leucine zipper protein ROC8-like, translating into MGASKVTEMLMDSKMRTKYIFPTIITDGFTIKEYGNQSTRGQVGPIKLVYEQMHILAPFVSPRDFRFLRLCEKVTDGMWLIVEVSPDFNNTNFQLNSPARAWRLPSGCLIKDISPGVSHVTWMEHVEVEDTALIPILYKDVFFHGLAFNSDRWVQILSRCCHRTVSYNNIVQNQFDSPLQNMGVLKVLTQEDRKCIMSITDKMMKRFCSNMNMKDILEILRFKDNDIFLSVCRDQENANPSNGLIVNAATSFWLDAPYQMIIEFLNNINLRSQWDVVCYGGIVKEIACIKFGNQLDNSISIIKPHIESRNNLLVIQETLVDPLGAVIAYAPIDQEDFIGELNRSWTKTVLVSGFIISKDGNPECMRMNFGGASTSRNVAPTSPNGSLVTVAFQVIYSKDIEMEFINIVNSIISTTVDRIKLAFNCHDP; encoded by the exons ATGGGTGCTTCGAAAGTGACTGAAATGCTAATGGATTCG aagATGAggacaaaatatatttttcctacCATCATAACAGACGGTTTCACAATCAAAGAATATGGAAATCAATCCACGAGAGGCCAAGTCGGGCCAATAAAATTG GTTTATGAGCAGATGCATATACTTGCCCCATTTGTTAGTCCAAGAGATTTTCGCTTTCTTCGTTTATGTGAAAAGGTAACTGATGGAATGTGGCTAATAGTGGAGGTCTCTCCTGactttaataatacaaattttcaaCTCAATTCCCCCGCTCGTGCATGGAGGCTTCCTTCTGGCTGTCTAATCAAGGATATCTCTCCTGGAGTCTCTCAT GTGACATGGATGGAACATGTAGAAGTTGAAGACACGGCCCTAATTCCTATTCTCTATAAAGATGTATTCTTTCATGGATTGGCCTTCAATTCAGATAGATGGGTTCAAATACTGTCAAGGTGCTGCCATAGAACtgtttcttataataatatcgTGCAGAACCAATTTGATAGCCCCCTACAGAACATGGGAG tACTGAAAGTCCTGACTCAAGAAGATAGGAAATGTATAATGAGCATAACCGACAAGATGATGAAGAGATTCTGCTCAAACATGAACATGAAAGACATACTTGAAATACTGCGATTCAAAGATAATGATATTTTTCTCTCTGTATGTCGAGATCAAGAAAACGCCAATCCATCTAATGGCCTGATCGTCAATGCTGCTACCTCTTTTTGGCTTGACGCTCCATATCAAATGATTATCgaattcttaaataatattaacttaagATCTCAG TGGGATGTTGTTTGCTATGGAGGAATCGTGAAAGAGATTGCTTGCATTAAGTTTGGAAATCAACTAGATAATTCAATCTCTATTATCAAG CCTCATATTGAATCTAGAAATAATCTTCTTGTGATCCAAGAGACTCTAGTGGATCCTCTTGGTGCAGTTATAGCTTATGCTCCCATCGATCAAGAAGATTTTATTGGAGAATTAAATCGTTCTTGGACGAAGACTGTGCTTGTATCTGGTTTCATTATTTCTAAAGATGGAAATCCTGAATGTATGCGGATGAATTTTGGAGGAGCTTCGACTTCTAGAAATGTTGCGCCAACTTCTCCCAATGGTTCGCTCGTTACTGTGGCTTTCCAAGTGATATATTCCAAGGACATCGAAATGGAATTCATTAACATTGTCAATTCAATTATTTCCACCACTGTTGATCGCATTAAGTTAGCCTTTAATTGTCATGATCCTTAA